In Triticum aestivum cultivar Chinese Spring chromosome 5B, IWGSC CS RefSeq v2.1, whole genome shotgun sequence, the following proteins share a genomic window:
- the LOC123115189 gene encoding putative F-box/LRR-repeat protein 23 translates to MAIVLGPEMRPARAITTIGLALSKPFLFNNQRPTTVHLPEDIDRSIDRSSMDDGEPARDWSLLPLDAVASIFIRLGAVEVLMGAGLVCRSWLEAAKLPDVWRAVDMENHEVVFRKNRLVLRAMAKAAVDRSDGQLRVFAGRFFVTDELLHYILERSPSLSTLRLVWCNVFRAPLVNVMRESPLLELRSLELEISRITVGVLSDVLENCPRLEVLWVRDCSGIKDHHEHALRAQFPRIQTITVERDVAFLWPACSD, encoded by the exons ATGGCAATAGTTCTCGGCCCCGAGATGAGGCCGGCGCGGGCAAT AACTACAATTGGACTTGCACTCAG CAAGCCCTTCCTATTCAACAACCAAAGACCGACGACGGTTCACCTCCCAGAGGATatagatcgatcgatcgatcgatcatcGATGGACGATGGGGAGCCGGCCAGGGACTGGTCGCTGCTGCCCCTCGACGCCGTTGCCTCGATCTTCATCAGGCTCGGCGCCGTCGAGGTCCTCATGGGCGCCGGCCTCGTGTGCCGCTCGTGGCTCGAGGCGGCCAAGTTGCCAGATGTGTGGCGAGCCGTGGACATGGAGAACCACGAGGTGGTGTTCCGGAAGAACAGACTTGTCCTGCGCGCAATGGCGAAGGCAGCCGTCGACCGCTCCGACGGACAGCTTCGGGTGTTCGCCGGGAGGTTCTTTGTCACCGATGAGCTCCTACACTATATCTTAGAAAG GTCGCCTTCACTCTCTACCCTGAGGCTTGTATGGTGCAACGTCTTCAGGGCACCACTCGTCAATGTGATGAGAGAGTCGCCTCTGTTGGAGCTGCGTTCCCTTGAACTTGAAATATCTCGCATCACCGTGGGAGTACTGAGCGACGTCCTTGAGAACTGCCCTCGCCTGGAGGTTCTTTGGGTGCGCGATTGCTCCGGGATCAAGGACCACCACGAGCATGCCCTGCGAGCGCAATTCCCACGGATACAGACCATCACCGTCGAACGTGATGTTGCGTTCCTTTGGCCTGCCTGTTCTGATTAA